From a region of the Daphnia magna isolate NIES linkage group LG1, ASM2063170v1.1, whole genome shotgun sequence genome:
- the LOC116925030 gene encoding spectrin beta chain isoform X2, whose protein sequence is MDGDVTPDVVRVRAGTTANKRRSWHVARVAADIQRSLAEQSPARQPRFSWHPNDDCSLSYQQGSGWATTSDSDGKSDQVAQPRASFSIASWADRPVAKEMDSIIANYSSTPGVQREDSSFDEDDSPNDLVQPVFIVPIVLSTTEPPDVQVLNHNKRLNSTMSDNYIDVVVKELRDERESVQKKTFQKWVNSHLVRVGNRIGDLYTDLRDGKMLLKLLEVLSGERLPRPTKGKMRIHCLENVDKALQFLRDQRVHLENMGSHDIVDGSSRLTLGLIWTIILRFQIQDITIEETDNNETRSAKDALLLWCQMKTAGYQNVNIRNFTTSWRDGLAFNAIIHKHCPELVQYDKLSKSNAMFNLNNAFNVAEQKLGLTKLLDAEDIYVDQPDEKSIITYVVTYYHYFSKLKQETVQGKRIGKVVGLAMENDRMVTEYETLTSDLLRWIESTIRSLSERDFANSLAGVQQQLLQFNNYRTLEKPPKFVEKGNLEVLLFTLQSKMRANNQKPYFPKEGKMISDINKAWERLEKSEHERELTLREELIRQEKLEQLAARFDRKAGMRETWLSENQRLVSQDNFGFDLAAVEAAAKKHEAIETDILAYEERVQAVVAVAQELEAENYHDIDRINARKDNVLRLWQYLLELLRARRMRLELSLQLQQNFQEMLYILDSMEELKVRLLSEDYGKHLMGVEDLLQKHALVEADINVLGERVKMVVQHSQRFLETEATGGFGPCDPAIIVDRVQQLEDAYAELVKLAVERRARLEESRKLWQFYWDMADEENWIKEKEHILSTGDIGHDLTTIHLLISKHKALEEDIASHEPTLYSVVNVGEELIQQEHFGSEKIQERITEMVDMWNHLCETAAYRRKRLEEAVSYHQFFTDADDVDTWMLDVLRLVSSEDVGRDEANVQSLLKKHKDVTEELKNYASTIDALKEQSEELGEQDRTSPEVVERLASIERRYRELMELAKLRKQRLLDALSLYKLFSEADGVEQWIGEKERMLETMVPAKDIEDVEVMRHRYDGFDREMNANASRVAVVNQLARQLLHVEHPNSEDIVARQNQLNARWAELRDRAEAKRDELQSAHGVQTFHIECRETILWIEDKIRILQSTDSLEMDLTGIMTLQRRLSGMERDLAAIQAKLDSLDKEAEKIGVEHPEEEEVIRERLGQIRSVWENLTQMLKERDAKLEEAGDLHRFLRDLDHFQTWLTKTQTDVASEDIPASLAEAEKLLSQHQGIREEIDNYTDDYSRMMDYGERITAEETTSDDPQYMFLRERLKALRDGWEELHQMWENRQQLLSQSLNLQMFLRDAKQAEVLLAHQEHVLSKDEMPANLEQAENAIKRHEAFLTTMDANDDKVNNVIQFAQRLEDEGHFAADKAQKKAENISERREANRQRAVQLMEKLRDALQLQQFLQDCEELSEWIQEKNIIAQDETYRSAKTVHSKWTRHQAFEAEIASNKDRLYHIQQAGEQLIKEKPEIISVIDPRIQELSHQFDDLERTTREKGERLFDANRQVLYEQTCDDIDTWMSDLEKQMVTGGTGEDLASVNILMQKQQMIETQMAIKAQQVSELGAQAEYLERMTPEKVEDIQQKKEAVERRFDELKAPLVRRQRDLEKKKEAYQFRRDVEDEKLWISDKMPLATASDYGNSLFNVNVLKKKNQSLRTEIDNHEQRIHLVCNNGQKLIDEDHADSQEFSNLIEELLDTWQILKDAMDNRRANLLASERAQQYFFDASEAESWMSEQELYMMVEDRGKDEISAQNLMKKHQTLELAVEDYAETIRSLGETSTQLIAEGHPDSDQIAVRQAQVDKLYAGLRDLAQERRAKLEEALQLFMLSREVDDLRQWIADREVVAGSHELGQDYDHVTLLWERFKEFARDTETIGTERVAAVNEIADQLMGARHSDAATIAEWKDDLNEAWADLLELIDTRTQMLAASRELHKFFHDCKDVLGRIVEKQNTLSDELGRDAGSVSALQRKHQNFIQDLQTLQSQVQGVQEDSQRLQAAYAGDKAREITGREGEVVNAWLQLQALCEGRRQKLADTGDLFRFFSMVRTLVLWIDDLIRQMNTTEKPRDVSGVELLMNNHQSLKAEIDARGDNFSACIALGKELLSRGHYATNEIKEKLVALTNQRNSMLHRWEERWEHLQLILEVYQFARDAAVAEGWLMAQESYLMSHELGHTIDEVENLIKKHEAFEKSAAAQEERFAALERLTTMEWILHGDGGGDLSGALVDNHPSWHPGYFHPVVDSPFRSLLRSISDQTPSPACIKELFEESTFHDEDGPFLVSNNSSASSSPHLSRLSHSSCVSDTSASSASSSNASASGDKLKKRRKYRKKRGVKRQNMALSFKNSQDGCSGKAESPSAVYCEEWIYSTSNQPEVNKRLTFAGLSEAEQSGFSDELPVRRNSLDSDVKKKPKKNTSWLNMWQNLLRITPKPMKKAQEPIAVEINPAVGRISTLPSISEAGPSETQSVHSNPSTTNCSVALSSASGSLTACNVQTNTTSPKYELKELKRRQEEDERQRAEELAAQQAALAAIHSPPEGSNQDQTDGDTSPSEPISGSTDKDPTTEATEVHAKVETTSSPSYSAPGQTVPVSPSSPADSSTTASSTGRSARPSASPRTPTTTTTTTPPKGKGSRSRSKSPFRSFRWKKSSKSQLPSGVGSVSDDEAACDDEEERRSSLAGGDDVYEGTVNRKHEWESTTKKASNRSWDKVYLTLRQGDLAVYKDQKCARAAPEVYHRNESPLDIRTAVAEVAADYTKKRHVFRLKLANGGEYLFQAKDDEEMNGWVTKLQASTNAAVESASAGSSRAQTMPAQATKDEPKKRSFFTLKKK, encoded by the exons atggacGGCGACGTAACGCCAGATGTGGTTCGAGTACGTGCCGGCACGACGGCAAACAAACGCCGTAGCTGGCATGTTGCTCGCGTCGCTGCCGATATTCAGCGCTCCCTTGCCGAACAAAGTCCTGCCAGACAACCAAGGTTCAGTTGGCACCCCAACGATGATTGCAGCTTGTCTTATCAACAAGGCTCTGGCTGGGCCACAACTTCTGATAGTGACGGTAAAAGCGACCAGGTAGCGCAGCCGAGAGCTAGTTTCTCTATCGCGTCGTGGGCTGACCGTCCGGTCGCTAAAGAAATGGACTCCATTATAGCCAATTATTCATCAACACCGGGCGTGCAACGTGAAGACAGTAGTTTTGACGAAGACGACAGTCCAAACGATCTTGTGCAACCCGTTTTTATTGTTCCAATTGTGTTGTCCACGACGGAACCACCTGATGTCCAAGTGCTCAATCATAACAAGCGACTCAACTCTACTATGAGTGACAACTATATAGATGTCGTTGTCAAAGAATTGCGAG ATGAACGTGAGAGTGTACAAAAGAAGACGTTCCAAAAATGGGTCAATTCCCATCTCGTGCGAGTCGGGAACCGCATAGGTGATCTTTATACAGATCTCCGCGATGGAAAAATGCTTTTAAAACTATTGGAAGTTCTCTCAGGCGAACGTTTG cCACGTCCAACCAAAGGCAAAATGCGTATTCATTGCTTGGAAAACGTAGACAAGGCTCTGCAGTTCCTTCGAGATCAACGTGTCCATTTGGAAAACATGGGCTCCCACGATATCGTTGATGGCAGTTCCCGTTTAACTCTCGGTCTTATCTGGACCATTATTCTTCGTTTCCAG ATCCAAGACATTACTATCGAAGAGACAGATAATAACGAAACACGTTCGGCCAAGGATGCCCTCTTATTGTGGTGCCAGATGAAGACAGCCGGTTATCAGAACGTCAACATTCGGAATTTCACGACATCTTGGCGCGATGGTTTGGCTTTTAACGCCATTATCCACAAACACTGCCCAGAACTTGTCCAGTACGACAAACTGTCCAAATCCAACGCCATGTTTAATTTGAACAACGCTTTTAACGTGGCTGAGCAAAAACTTGGCTTGACCAAATTGCTGGATGCCGAAGATATTTACGTAGATCAGCCCGACGAAAAATCAATCATCACATATGTCGTTACATATTATCATTACTTCTCGAAATTAAAGCAAGAAACTGTACAAGGAAAACGTATCGGAAAAGTGGTAGGTCTCGCCATGGAGAACGATCGTATGGTCACCGAATACGAGACATTGACAAGCGATTTGCTACGCTGGATCGAATCAACCATCCGATCTTTAAGCGAACGTGATTTTGCCAACTCCTTGGCAGGCGTTCAGCAACAGTTGCTGCAATTCAACAATTACCGCACGCTAGAAAAGCCACCCAAGTTTGTGGAAAAGGGCAACCTCGAAGTTTTGCTCTTCACTTTGCAGTCGAAAATGAGGGCCAACAATCAGAAACCCTATTTCCCTAAAGAAGGCAAGATGATCTCCGACATCAACAAAGCATGGGAGCGTCTGGAAAAATCAGAGCACGAACGTGAGCTCACCCTTCGCGAAGAGCTCATTCGTCAAGAGAAGCTAGAGCAGTTGGCTGCCCGTTTCGACCGCAAGGCAGGCATGAGAGAGACTTGGCTCAGCGAAAACCAACGTCTTGTTTCACAG GATAATTTTGGATTCGATTTGGCTGCCGTTGAAGCCGCCGCCAAGAAGCATGAAGCGATCGAGACGGACATTCTCGCTTATGAGGAACGTGTCCAGGCTGTTGTGGCTGTAGCCCAGGAATTGGAGGCCGAAAATTATCACGACATCGATCGCATCAACGCTCGTAAAGACAACGTTCTTCGTCTGTGGCAGTATCTCCTGGAACTGCTTAGAGCCAGGCGTATGCGTTTAGAACTTTCCCTCCAATTGCAGCAAAACTTCCAG GAAATGCTGTACATTCTGGATTCGATGGAAGAGCTGAAGGTCCGTCTATTGTCGGAAGACTACGGTAAACATTTAATGGGGGTCGAAGACCTGCTGCAAAAGCATGCCCTTGTAGAAGCCGATATCAATGTTTTGGGAGAACGAGTCAAAATGGTAGTGCAACACTCCCAACGTTTCTTGGAGACCGAAGCTACTGGTGGATTCGGCCCTTGCGATCCGGCCATTATTGTCGATCGCGTCCAACAGCTCGAG GATGCTTATGCTGAACTTGTCAAACTGGCCGTGGAACGCCGTGCTCGCCTAGAAGAAAGCCGCAAACTTTGGCAATTCTATTGGGATATGGCCGATGAAGAAAACTGGATCAAGGAAAAAGAACACATTTTGTCGACTGGAGATATTGGTCATGACTTGACTACCATTCATCTACTCATCTCCAAACATAAGGCACTTGAAGAAGATATTGCCAGCCATGAACCGACTCTCTACTCTGTGGTCAACGTTGGTGAAGAACTTATCCAGCAGGAACATTTTG GCTCGGAAAAGATCCAAGAACGTATCACAGAGATGGTAGATATGTGGAATCACTTGTGTGAAACGGCAGCTTACAGACGAAAGCGTTTGGAAGAGGCTGTTAGCTACCACCAATTTTTCACCGATGCCGACGATGTTGACACCTGGATGCTGGATGTTTTGCGTCTGGTTTCCAGCGAAGATGTCGGCCGTGATGAAGCAAACGTCCAATCTCTACTTAAAAAACACAAAGACGTTACCGAAGAGCTTAAGAACTATGCATCCACTATCGACGCCCTTAAGGAGCAGTCCGAAGAACTGGGTGAACAGGACCGCACTTCCCCCGAAGTCGTGGAACGCTTGGCCAGTATTGAACGTCGCTATAGAGAACTAATGGAATTGGCTAAGCTGCGCAAACAGCGCTTGCTGGATGCCCTTTCGCTTTACAAGCTGTTTTCTGAAGCTGATGGAGTCGAACAGTGGATCGGTGAGAAGGAACGCATGTTGGAGACGATGGTACCAGCCAAGGACATTGAAGACGTCGAAGTCATGCGTCACCGTTACGATGGATTTGATCGCGAGATGAATGCAAATGCCTCACGTGTGGCTGTTGTAAACCAACTGGCTCGTCAATTGCTTCACGTTGAGCACCCTAATTCGGAGGATATCGTCGCCCGCCAGAACCAGCTCAACGCTCGCTGGGCTGAGTTACGCGATCGAGCAGAAGCCAAACGCGATGAACTTCAATCAGCCCATGGTGTCCAGACTTTCCACATTGAATGTCGTGAAACCATCCTGTGGATTGAAGACAAGATCCGCATTCTGCAGTCCACTGACAGTTTGGAAATGGACCTTACTGGCATCATGACGTTGCAACGTCGTTTGTCCGGCATGGAACGCGACCTTGCTGCCATCCAGGCCAAATTGGATTCTCTGGACAAAGAAGCCGAGAAAATTGGTGTGGAACATcccgaagaagaagaggttATCCGCGAACGCCTGGGACAGATCCGCTCAGTCTGGGAGAATTTGACTCAGATGCTGAAGGAGCGCGATGCCAAATTGGAAGAAGCCGGTGATCTGCATCGTTTCTTGCGTGACTTGGATCACTTCCAGACCTGGTTGACCAAGACACAGACGGATGTTGCCTCTGAGGACATCCCTGCTTCTCTAGCAGAAGCCGAAAAACTCTTGAGCCAACACCAGGGTATCCGCGAGGAAATTGACAACTACACTGACGATTATTCACGCATGATGGACTATGGTGAGCGTATCACAGCCGAAGAGACGACATCAGACGATCCCCAGTACATGTTCTTGCGAGAGCGACTCAAGGCTCTTCGTGATGGCTGGGAAGAATTGCACCAAATGTGGGAAAACCGCCAGCAATTGCTCTCTCAATCCCTCAACTTGCAGATGTTCTTGCGAGATGCCAAGCAGGCCGAAGTCCTTCTTGCTCACCAGGAGCACGTCCTTTCCAAG GATGAAATGCCAGCCAATTTGGAACAAGCAGAGAATGCCATTAAACGCCACGAAGCATTCCTTACAACAATGGACGCTAACGACGACAAGGTCAATAACGTAATCCAGTTTGCCCAGCGCTTGGAAGATGAGGGCCACTTTGCCGCTGACAAGGCCCAGAAAAAGGCCGAGAACATTAGCGAACGCCGCGAGGCCAACCGCCAGAGAGCCGTCCAGCTTATGGAAAAACTTCGCGACGCTCTACAACTTCAACAGTTCTTGCAAGACTGCGAAGAATTGTCCGAATGGATTCAAGAAAAGAACATTATCGCCCAGGACGAGACCTACCGTAGCGCCAAAACAGTTCACTCCAAGTGGACTCGCCACCAGGCTTTTGAAGCTGAAATCGCTTCGAATAAAGATAGGCTCTATCACATCCAGCAGGCCGGAGAGCAGTTGATCAAGGAAAAGCCAGAAATCATATCTGTTATTGATCCTCGTATCCAG GAATTGAGTCACCAGTTTGACGACTTAGAGAGGACCACACGCGAAAAGGGTGAACGCCTATTCGACGCCAATAGGCAAGTCCTTTACGAGCAAACTTGCGATGACATCGATACTTGGATGTCCGACCTCGAGAAACAGATGGTGACTGGCGGTACTGGGGAAGACTTGGCCTCCGTCAACATCTTgatgcagaaacaacaaatgaTTGAAACACAGATGGCAATCAAGGCCCAACAAGTGTCCGAACTGGGCGCACAGGCTGAATATTTGGAACGCATGACACCTGAGAAGGTGGAAGACattcaacaaaagaaagaagccgTCGAGAGGAGATTCGACGAGCTGAAAGCACCCCTGGTCAGAAGACAGCGTGatttggaaaagaagaaagaagccTACCAGTTCCGACGCGATGTCGAAGACGAGAAACTCTGGATCTCAGACAAAATGCCGTTAGCCACCGCCAGTGACTACGGTAACTCTCTCTTCAACGTCAacgttttgaaaaagaaaaaccaatcgCTGAGAACAGAAATCGACAACCACGAACAGCGAATCCACTTGGTGTGCAACAATGGACAGAAATTGATCGATGAAGATCACGCCGATTCGCAAGAATTCTCCAACCTCATCGAGGAATTGCTCGACACTTGGCAG ATCTTGAAAGACGCCATGGATAATCGACGGGCCAACCTTTTGGCTTCCGAACGGGCCCAGCAATACTTTTTCGATGCCAGCGAGGCTGAGTCGTGGATGAGCGAACAAGAACTGTATATGATGGTAGAAGACCGTGGCAAGGATGAGATATCAGCACAGAACTTAATGAAGAAACACCAAACTTTGGAATTAGCCGTCGAAGATTATGCCGAGACCATTCGCTCTCTAGGGGAGACTTCCACCCAGCTTATTGCCGAAGGCCATCCCGACAGCGACCAAATTGCTGTCCGGCAAGCTCAGGTCGACAAGTTGTACGCTGGTCTTCGCGACTTAGCGCAGGAACGACGTGCTAAACTGGAAGAAGCCTTGCAACTCTTCATGCTTAGCCGCGAAGTCGACGACCTCCGCCAATGGATAGCTGACCGTGAAGTCGTTGCCGGCTCGCACGAGCTTGGTCAAGATTACGATCATGTTACACTCCTTTGGGAACGCTTTAAA GAATTTGCTCGGGATACCGAAACGATCGGCACTGAACGCGTGGCTGCTGTCAACGAAATCGCTGATCAGTTGATGGGTGCCCGTCACTCTGACGCCGCCACCATCGCCGAATGGAAAGACGATCTGAACGAAGCTTGGGCTGATCTCCTCGAGTTGATCGATACAAGAACACAAATGTTGGCCGCCTCACGCGAACTGCACAAGTTCTTCCACGATTGTAAGGACGTCTTGGGTCGCATCGTTGAGAAACAAAACACCCTGTCTGACGAGTTGGGAAGAGATGCGGGTTCCGTATCTGCTCTCCAACGAAAACATCAAAACTTCATCCAG GATCTTCAAACGTTACAGAGTCAGGTCCAGGGTGTCCAGGAAGATTCGCAACGGCTCCAGGCGGCTTACGCTGGAGACAAAGCTCGTGAGATTACTGGCCGAGAAGGAGAGGTTGTCAATGCCTGGCTTCAGTTGCAGGCCTTGTGCGAGGGCAGACGTCAGAAATTGGCCGACACAGGTGACCTTTTCCGATTCTTCTCCATGGTACGCACGCTCGTCCTCTGGATTGATGACCTCATCCGGCAAATGAACACAACCGAAAAGCCACG CGATGTGAGTGGCGTGGAGCTCTTAATGAACAATCACCAGAGTCTGAAGGCTGAAATCGACGCTAGAGGAGACAATTTTTCAGCGTGTATTGCTCTAGGCAAAGAACTCTTGTCTAGAGGACACTACGCCACTAACGAG ATCAAAGAGAAACTAGTAGCCCTCACCAACCAACGCAATTCCATGCTGCACCGATGGGAGGAACGTTGGGAACACCTCCAGCTCA TTTTGGAAGTCTACCAATTTGCCCGCGACGCCGCCGTTGCTGAAGGATGGCTGATGGCGCAAGAATCTTACCTGATGAGTCATGAATTAGGA CACACCATAGATGAGGTGGAAAATTTGATAAAGAAACACGAGGCGTTCGAAAAATCTGCTGCCGCCCAAGAAGAACGCTTCGCTGCCCTCGAGAGATTGACAACG ATGGAATGGATTTTGCATGGTGATGGTGGTGGTGATCTTTCGGGTGCTTTGGTCGACAACCATCCTAGTTGGCATCCTGGTTACTTTCATCCTGTAGTGGACTCTCCATTCAGGAGTTTACTCCGCTCCATTAGCGACCAAACACCTAGTCCGGCTTGCATTAAGGAACTGTTCGAGGAATCGACGTTCCACGATGAAGACGGTCCTTTCCTAGTCTCTAACAATAGTTCCGCCTCCTCGTCCCCCCATTTATCCCGCCTTTCCCACTCCTCCTGTGTTTCGGACACCTCGGCCTCCTCGGCCTCCTCATCGAACGCGTCGGCTTCGGGTGACAAGTTAAAGAAGCGTCGTAAATACAGGAAAAAAAGAGGCGTCAAACGACAAAATATGGCGCTGTCCTTTAAAAACTCTCAAGATGGATGTTCTGGCAAAGCGGAATCGCCTAGTGCCGTCTATTGTGAAGAATGGATCTATAGCACTTCTAATCAGCCGGAGGTAAACAAACGGCTTACCTTTGCCGGTCTGAGCGAAGCTGAGCAAAGTGGATTTTCCGATGAGCTGCCAGTCAGGAGAAACAGCCTTGATAGTGACGTTAAGAAGAAGCCCAAAAAGAATACGAGTTGGTTGAACATGTGGCAAAATTTATTACGGATTACTCCCAAGCCGATGAAAAAAGCTCAAGAACCAATCGCTGTCGAAATTAATCCAGCCGTTGGCCGGATCTCCACCTTGCCTTCAATTTCTGAAGCCGGACCATCCGAAACACAGTCTGTCCATTCCAATCCCTCCACAACCAATTGTTCTGTAGCACTTTCCTCTGCTTCTGGTAGTCTAACTGCATGTAACGTACAAACTAACACTACTAGTCCAAAG TACGAGTTGAAAGAATTGAAACGAcgccaagaagaagatgagCGACAAAGGGCCGAGGAGTTGGCTGCTCAGCAAGCTGCTCTGGCTGCAATTCATTCTCCACCCGAAGGATCAAATCAAGACCA AACCGACGGAGACACATCGCCATCTGAGCCTATATCTGGCAGTACCGATAAGGATCCGACGACAGAAGCCACCGAAG TGCATGCCAAGGTTGAAACAACCTCTTCGCCTTCCTATTCCGCTCCTGGACAGACTGTACCAGTGTCGCCTAGTAGCCCGGCAGATTCATCGACAA CCGCATCGTCAACCGGTCGTTCGGCTAGGCCGTCAGCGTCTCCACGTACGCCCACCACCACAACCACCACCACTCCGCCAAAAGGCAAAGGATCTCGATCCCGTTCCAAGTCCCCCTTCCGCTCCTTCCGCTGGAAAAAATCATCGAAAAGCCAACTTCCGTCTGGCGTCGGAAGCGTTTCAGACGACGAAGCAGCTTGCGATGATGAAGAAG AGCGCCGCAGTTCTCTAGCTGGCGGAGATGACGTCTACGAGGGCACGGTCAACCGCAAACACGAGTGGGAGTCCACTACCAAAAAAGCTTCCAATCGATCTTGGGACAAAGTTTATTTGACTTTGCGCCAAGGCGATTTGGCTGTTTACAAA GATCAAAAGTGCGCCAGAGCGGCTCCCGAAGTTTACCATCGCAACGAAAGTCCGTTGGACATTCGTACGGCTGTGGCTGAAGTGGCTGCTGACTACACCAAGAAGAGACACGTCTTCCGTCTCAA GTTAGCAAACGGGGGTGAATATCTATTCCAGGCAAAGGATGACGAAGAAATGAACGGATGGGTTACTAAGCTACAGGCTTCCACCAATGCCGCGGTTGAAAGCGCGAGCGCCGGATCCTCGCGAGCTCAGACGATGCCAGCCCAGGCAACGAAAGATGAACCCAAGAAACGAAGTTTCTTCACactgaagaagaaataa